A genomic stretch from Nitrospira defluvii includes:
- a CDS encoding long-chain-fatty-acid--CoA ligase encodes MPRSWISRYDPGVPATADYPEWTVPDLLRRSASRFPDSPALSFYGTTLSFRELNELTTRCAFGLRRLGVRAGDRVALMLPNIPQAVIAYYGVLKAGAVVAPMNPLSVEREIQSQLMDAGSETIVALDLLYPRIQAVRERAGLPKRIIVTSLRDFLPTAKRLLYPIKAWWAKRWIVVEKSPPVYGFLELLDAAFPGMDVGDSPLPLLEPDSLAQIQYTGGTTGSPKGVMLTHRNVLVSALQGRMWCSNFREGQEVFLGAVPLFHCYGLSTCQNLAVATGSHIVLLPRFHAGEVVKAIQKHRVTIMSGVPMMFSMITDVAKARRHDLRSIRVCLCGASPLPAEVQQEFERLSGVTISEGYGLTEAGPTTHCNPIQGTHPRGSMGLPFPDTDARIVDLETGRRDVPIGEAGELIVRGPQVMRGYWNKEAETQAVLREGWLYTGDIVRRDEQGFFFFMDRKKDVIKPWGETVYPREVEDILFQHPAVHEAAVVGIPDRHYGEAVKAFVVPAQGACVTERDLIEHCRKSLARFKVPAVIEFRTELPRTIIGKVLRRALRDESGAPVVDASPSRKAM; translated from the coding sequence ATGCCGCGGTCGTGGATCAGCCGGTATGATCCGGGTGTTCCTGCCACTGCCGACTATCCGGAATGGACCGTTCCGGATTTGCTCCGACGCTCTGCCTCACGCTTCCCCGATTCTCCTGCGCTCTCCTTCTACGGGACGACCCTTTCCTTCCGAGAGCTGAACGAGCTCACGACCCGCTGTGCCTTCGGTCTGCGCCGGCTTGGCGTGCGGGCGGGTGATCGCGTGGCACTCATGCTGCCGAATATCCCGCAGGCGGTCATTGCCTACTACGGTGTGTTGAAAGCCGGGGCCGTCGTTGCGCCGATGAATCCGCTCTCTGTCGAGCGCGAAATTCAGAGTCAGTTGATGGACGCAGGGAGTGAGACGATCGTCGCCTTGGATCTGTTGTATCCACGAATCCAGGCCGTCCGCGAGCGCGCAGGCCTGCCGAAACGGATCATTGTCACCAGCCTGCGGGATTTTCTGCCGACCGCAAAACGACTATTGTATCCGATCAAGGCCTGGTGGGCGAAACGCTGGATCGTGGTGGAGAAGAGTCCGCCGGTCTATGGCTTTCTCGAGCTCCTCGATGCGGCATTCCCGGGAATGGACGTGGGTGACTCGCCCTTGCCCTTGTTGGAGCCCGACTCGCTGGCACAGATTCAATACACCGGCGGCACGACCGGCTCGCCCAAAGGCGTGATGCTCACGCATCGAAACGTGCTGGTCAGCGCGCTACAGGGCCGCATGTGGTGTTCGAATTTCCGTGAGGGCCAGGAAGTGTTTCTTGGCGCGGTGCCGCTGTTTCATTGTTATGGATTAAGCACGTGCCAGAATCTTGCCGTGGCGACGGGTTCTCACATCGTGTTGCTCCCGCGTTTTCACGCCGGCGAGGTCGTGAAGGCCATCCAGAAACATCGTGTCACCATCATGTCCGGTGTCCCGATGATGTTCTCCATGATCACCGATGTGGCCAAGGCGCGGCGGCACGACTTGCGTTCGATTCGTGTCTGTCTCTGCGGAGCCAGCCCGCTCCCGGCCGAAGTGCAACAGGAATTTGAACGGTTAAGCGGGGTGACCATTTCAGAAGGGTACGGGTTGACCGAAGCGGGTCCCACGACTCACTGCAACCCGATTCAGGGCACGCATCCCCGCGGCTCGATGGGGCTGCCGTTTCCGGACACGGATGCGCGGATCGTGGATCTGGAGACCGGGCGCAGAGACGTGCCGATTGGCGAGGCCGGGGAACTCATCGTTCGCGGGCCGCAGGTGATGCGGGGTTATTGGAATAAAGAGGCGGAGACGCAGGCCGTGTTACGGGAGGGGTGGCTCTATACCGGGGACATCGTCAGGCGTGACGAGCAGGGATTTTTCTTTTTCATGGATCGCAAGAAGGATGTGATCAAACCGTGGGGTGAGACGGTCTACCCGCGAGAGGTGGAAGACATTCTGTTCCAGCATCCCGCCGTGCATGAAGCCGCAGTCGTCGGTATTCCTGATCGTCATTACGGGGAAGCGGTCAAGGCGTTTGTCGTGCCCGCCCAAGGAGCATGTGTGACCGAACGGGACCTGATCGAGCATTGTCGCAAGTCGCTGGCGCGGTTCAAGGTTCCGGCGGTGATCGAATTCCGCACCGAATTGCCGCGGACCATCATCGGCAAGGTGCTGCGAAGAGCGCTACGTGATGAGTCGGGGGCGCCTGTCGTGGATGCTTCGCCGTCACGGAAGGCGATGTGA
- a CDS encoding TenA family transcriptional regulator: protein MPFYDDVRAEVLRHGAIHNSFLTRFRAGDVSDEEFHEFAVQFYSFARFFPRILAAQLVNTEDEAVADELTRVLYSELGDGLVKNRHELLYRRFLCSIGISIHDAMMTPMRASTRAYIDGMEGLYGSRNHATALGASFGLENMAITMWDQLIPGLSIIRTTRYPHMDMTYFTFHRQLESEHEKAMAQAMEAVDGTGSVSQAGMTDLEKREFRLGMNAVLDYLQGFWMGLDREPAGAMQGWARPVPQLPSEWRG, encoded by the coding sequence ATGCCGTTTTACGACGACGTTCGTGCTGAGGTGCTTCGGCACGGTGCGATCCACAATTCATTTCTGACACGCTTTCGGGCCGGCGACGTGAGTGATGAAGAGTTTCATGAATTCGCCGTGCAGTTCTACAGCTTCGCGCGATTTTTTCCTCGCATCCTGGCCGCCCAGTTGGTCAACACAGAGGATGAGGCTGTTGCTGATGAATTGACCAGGGTTCTCTATTCGGAACTCGGCGATGGGCTGGTCAAGAATCGACATGAATTGTTGTACCGGCGGTTTCTATGCTCCATCGGCATTTCCATTCACGACGCGATGATGACCCCGATGCGCGCCTCCACGCGTGCGTACATCGATGGCATGGAAGGCCTGTACGGCAGCCGAAACCATGCGACGGCATTGGGCGCATCGTTTGGTCTGGAGAACATGGCCATTACGATGTGGGATCAGCTGATTCCAGGCCTCTCGATCATACGGACCACCCGATACCCTCACATGGATATGACCTACTTTACGTTTCACCGGCAACTCGAGTCTGAGCACGAAAAAGCTATGGCGCAGGCCATGGAGGCGGTCGACGGCACGGGATCCGTCTCGCAGGCTGGCATGACGGATCTGGAGAAGCGTGAGTTTCGCCTCGGGATGAACGCGGTGCTCGATTATCTCCAAGGATTTTGGATGGGGTTGGACCGGGAACCGGCTGGTGCCATGCAGGGATGGGCCAGGCCGGTGCCACAGCTCCCCAGCGAGTGGCGCGGATAA
- a CDS encoding VOC family protein: protein MKEAIGIDHVTLCVNNLAATRYLFTHILGFHVTWAAQDVGSDKSSMDTVVVQRGDAKIALMQGRNKEQKSQICEFIEKYGEGVQHIALEVDDIDAVCREWEAQGVRFSGDIKDGRDGFGPLRQRFTYPLFPGCGLFLELTQRQHGLEESKTFVRATVEALYRDIERDQTRGITRTIVDYETLPLPFETAEATSLQHAS from the coding sequence ATGAAAGAAGCCATCGGCATTGACCACGTCACCTTGTGCGTAAACAATCTGGCAGCCACACGTTATCTCTTCACGCACATTCTCGGATTTCATGTCACCTGGGCCGCGCAGGATGTGGGAAGCGACAAGTCCTCCATGGACACCGTCGTCGTCCAGAGGGGCGATGCGAAGATCGCCTTGATGCAGGGGCGAAACAAAGAGCAGAAGTCCCAGATCTGCGAGTTCATCGAGAAATATGGCGAGGGCGTCCAACATATCGCGCTTGAAGTCGACGATATCGACGCAGTGTGCCGCGAATGGGAAGCTCAGGGCGTCAGGTTCAGCGGGGATATTAAAGACGGGAGGGACGGGTTTGGGCCGCTGAGACAACGCTTTACGTATCCCCTGTTCCCCGGGTGCGGACTCTTCCTCGAATTGACTCAGCGGCAGCACGGGTTAGAGGAATCCAAAACGTTCGTACGAGCGACCGTCGAGGCGCTCTATCGGGATATCGAGCGAGATCAAACGAGAGGAATAACACGCACGATCGTCGACTACGAGACCTTGCCGCTTCCGTTTGAAACGGCTGAGGCCACATCTCTTCAGCACGCATCCTGA
- a CDS encoding homogentisate 1,2-dioxygenase: MYLVRQGAAPGQAHVGIPEGLYEEEHGRQGFSGPSSHLYHRRPPTEWSRIEGPLRPRACTCTELPTPDQRTPDGRPVTILQSADARVRISRRRSTMTHFVRNAGGDEIVFVHQGQGRFETDYGLLPYEPGDYLVIPKGTTYRVHVESAQGEGLFLIVETRAPVTLPERGPLGRHALFDPGVIMVPELGPPPEDSKSRREWEVCITRDGEETRVIYPYYPMDVVGWKGDLWAAKLNVRDFRPVISPRYHLPPSVHATFQAGGLMISTFAPRPLETDPQALRVPFYHRNMDYDEVLFYHRGEFFSRAGIRAGMLTLHPQGIHHGPHPQAVAASKTKDQTSEVAVMIESRQPFAVTSEFETIELKDYAMSWSRP, translated from the coding sequence ATGTATCTGGTGAGACAAGGCGCCGCCCCCGGCCAGGCCCACGTGGGCATCCCCGAGGGCCTGTACGAGGAAGAGCACGGTCGGCAGGGATTCTCCGGCCCTTCCTCGCATCTCTATCACCGTCGTCCTCCGACCGAATGGAGCAGGATCGAAGGGCCTCTGCGACCACGAGCCTGTACCTGCACCGAATTACCGACCCCCGATCAACGCACACCCGACGGGCGACCGGTCACGATTCTCCAAAGCGCTGATGCGCGCGTACGCATCTCTCGACGGCGAAGCACGATGACACATTTCGTGCGCAATGCCGGCGGCGACGAAATCGTCTTCGTCCACCAGGGGCAGGGACGCTTCGAAACCGACTATGGCCTGTTACCCTACGAGCCAGGCGACTATCTCGTCATCCCGAAAGGCACTACGTATAGAGTGCATGTCGAGTCGGCACAGGGCGAGGGCCTCTTCCTGATCGTTGAAACCAGGGCGCCGGTCACCCTGCCTGAACGGGGTCCGCTCGGTCGGCATGCGCTGTTTGATCCTGGCGTCATCATGGTACCGGAACTCGGTCCGCCGCCGGAGGATTCGAAGAGCAGGCGGGAATGGGAGGTGTGTATTACGCGCGACGGGGAAGAGACCCGCGTCATCTATCCCTACTATCCCATGGATGTCGTCGGCTGGAAGGGCGACCTGTGGGCGGCGAAATTGAACGTCCGTGACTTTCGCCCTGTCATCAGCCCACGCTATCACCTTCCTCCCAGCGTGCATGCCACGTTTCAAGCAGGGGGACTCATGATCTCCACGTTTGCGCCACGACCCTTGGAGACCGATCCCCAGGCGCTGCGCGTGCCGTTCTACCACCGCAATATGGATTATGACGAAGTCCTGTTCTATCACCGGGGAGAATTCTTCAGCCGGGCGGGCATTCGGGCCGGCATGTTGACGCTGCATCCCCAGGGCATTCATCACGGGCCACATCCTCAGGCCGTGGCCGCCAGCAAAACGAAAGACCAGACCAGCGAAGTCGCCGTCATGATCGAGTCTCGACAGCCCTTCGCGGTGACATCGGAATTTGAAACGATCGAACTCAAAGATTACGCCATGAGTTGGAGTCGTCCATGA
- a CDS encoding fumarylacetoacetate hydrolase family protein, translating to MKLMSFNVPTPVGTFTRIGAGLGQVIIDLNMAYARRLADQGEPQPRRLADAQLPSTMSEFLAGGASAMNAAREALTHAVHLGAFATGPAGETISYDPGTVSLTAPLPTPSSLRDFIAFEDHIAATSKRRGQPIPPEWYKAPVYYKGNHRTIIGPDQRLRWPLRTQKLDYELELACIIGRTGMNISERDASGYIAGYTIMNDFSARDIQFQEMACRLGPAKGKDFATAIGPCIVTPEDIPDLAALEMIARINGEVWSRGRFGSIHWSFPQMIEHVSRDETIYPGDLLGSGTVGGGCGLELDRYLKPGDVVELEIQPIGILRTTIAAPDERSA from the coding sequence ATGAAACTCATGAGCTTCAATGTCCCCACCCCCGTCGGCACTTTCACCAGAATCGGCGCAGGCCTGGGACAGGTTATCATTGATCTCAACATGGCCTATGCCCGCCGACTGGCCGATCAGGGGGAACCGCAGCCCCGCCGCCTGGCCGATGCGCAGCTCCCCTCAACCATGTCGGAGTTTTTGGCGGGCGGCGCCTCCGCCATGAACGCGGCACGGGAGGCGTTGACCCATGCGGTGCACCTGGGCGCATTCGCCACAGGCCCGGCCGGTGAAACAATTTCGTATGATCCCGGCACCGTATCCCTGACTGCTCCGCTTCCCACTCCGTCATCCCTGCGCGACTTCATCGCCTTCGAAGACCACATTGCCGCCACTTCCAAACGGCGGGGCCAACCGATTCCGCCTGAATGGTACAAGGCCCCCGTCTACTACAAAGGCAATCACCGGACGATCATCGGGCCTGACCAACGGCTGCGTTGGCCATTGCGGACACAGAAACTGGACTACGAGCTCGAGCTGGCCTGCATCATCGGTCGCACAGGCATGAATATCTCCGAGCGTGACGCATCCGGATACATTGCCGGCTACACGATTATGAATGACTTCAGCGCGAGGGATATTCAATTTCAGGAGATGGCCTGTCGCCTCGGTCCCGCCAAGGGAAAAGACTTCGCGACGGCGATCGGCCCCTGCATCGTGACACCCGAAGACATCCCGGATCTCGCCGCCCTGGAGATGATCGCCCGCATCAACGGAGAAGTCTGGTCGCGGGGACGGTTCGGTTCGATTCACTGGTCATTCCCGCAGATGATTGAGCATGTGTCTCGGGACGAAACGATTTATCCCGGGGATCTGCTGGGCTCCGGCACGGTCGGCGGCGGCTGCGGCTTGGAGTTGGATCGCTACCTCAAACCGGGAGACGTCGTTGAATTGGAAATCCAACCGATCGGCATCCTTCGCACCACGATTGCGGCGCCGGACGAGAGGAGCGCGTGA
- a CDS encoding thiamine pyrophosphate-dependent dehydrogenase E1 component subunit alpha yields MDQASLSHDIPRSDLLNMYWYLRLTRSLEDRISALYRQGRIVGGVYTSHGMEAIAVGYASALQPDDVIAPFHRDMGAFLIRGFTPGEILAQYLGKRTGPTKGKDGNVHMGDLKRRMIGFVSHLADNLPVAAGAALAFKIRGEARVAFAGTGDGGTSRGDFHEAMNFAAVRRLPVVYFCTNNQYAYSTPVRYQMAITDVVERAKAYGMPGEIVDGNDVAAVYLSCRRAIANARAGNGPTFLEFKTMRMHGHSEHDAAKYVPHELLEEWKAKDPILRAERLLMTLGYADESYFHDVGERARKEIDAGTEFAEQSPLPEGAETLTGVFASLDEVSA; encoded by the coding sequence ATGGATCAGGCATCCCTATCGCACGACATCCCGCGCAGCGACCTCCTGAACATGTACTGGTACCTCCGGCTGACGAGAAGTCTGGAGGACCGGATCAGCGCCCTCTATCGACAGGGACGCATCGTCGGCGGTGTGTACACCAGCCACGGCATGGAAGCCATTGCTGTCGGCTACGCCTCGGCATTGCAGCCCGATGATGTCATCGCCCCATTCCACCGTGATATGGGCGCCTTTCTGATTCGCGGATTCACGCCGGGGGAAATCCTTGCGCAGTACCTCGGCAAACGAACCGGCCCCACTAAAGGAAAAGACGGCAACGTCCACATGGGCGACCTGAAACGGAGGATGATCGGATTTGTCAGCCACTTGGCCGACAATCTGCCGGTCGCGGCCGGCGCCGCGCTTGCTTTCAAGATCCGGGGAGAAGCGCGCGTGGCATTTGCCGGGACCGGCGACGGGGGGACGAGCCGCGGGGATTTTCATGAAGCCATGAACTTCGCGGCGGTTCGGCGGCTCCCGGTCGTGTATTTTTGCACGAACAATCAATATGCCTACTCCACCCCGGTGCGCTATCAAATGGCGATTACGGACGTGGTCGAACGGGCGAAAGCCTATGGCATGCCGGGTGAAATTGTGGACGGCAACGATGTCGCCGCCGTTTACCTCTCCTGCCGCCGGGCCATCGCGAACGCCAGAGCGGGCAACGGACCGACCTTTCTGGAGTTTAAGACCATGCGCATGCACGGGCATTCCGAACACGACGCGGCCAAGTATGTGCCGCACGAATTGTTGGAGGAATGGAAGGCCAAAGATCCGATCCTCCGCGCAGAACGATTGCTGATGACACTCGGCTATGCAGACGAGTCCTATTTCCACGATGTGGGCGAGCGTGCCAGGAAAGAAATCGACGCCGGCACGGAGTTCGCTGAACAGAGCCCGCTCCCGGAAGGAGCTGAGACGCTGACCGGCGTATTTGCATCACTCGATGAGGTGTCGGCATGA
- a CDS encoding alpha-ketoacid dehydrogenase subunit beta codes for MTTATTTHEVTYVDAISQALDEEMTRDERVFLMGEDIGTYGGAFKVTKGLLQKYGEWRVLDTPLSESGFVGAAIGAAMMGLRPVVEMQFADFISCAFDQITEVAAKNHYRWGAAVPLVIRAPFGGGVHGGPFHSECPEGWFFHSPGLKIVAPSTPYDAKGLLKAAIRDPNPVLYFEHKFLYRRIKVVLPQEDFVVPLGKAEVKRIGRDLSVITYGAMVHLALEAAELLSKEGIDLEVVDLRTLIPIDKETLYESVRKTSKAILLHEDNKTGGIGAEIAALLAEECFDCLDGPILRIAPPDTPVPFSTPLEEFFLPKVSDIVSGARRLAAY; via the coding sequence ATGACCACCGCAACGACCACCCACGAAGTCACGTACGTCGATGCCATTTCACAGGCCCTGGACGAAGAAATGACTCGGGACGAACGGGTGTTTCTCATGGGGGAGGACATCGGCACGTACGGCGGGGCGTTCAAGGTGACGAAAGGCCTCCTGCAGAAATACGGCGAATGGCGCGTGCTTGATACGCCCCTGTCGGAATCCGGTTTCGTCGGAGCGGCAATCGGCGCGGCCATGATGGGATTACGTCCGGTCGTCGAGATGCAGTTTGCGGACTTCATTTCCTGCGCCTTCGATCAGATCACCGAAGTCGCGGCCAAAAACCACTATCGGTGGGGCGCAGCGGTGCCCCTGGTCATCCGGGCGCCTTTTGGAGGCGGTGTCCATGGTGGGCCGTTCCATTCGGAATGCCCCGAAGGCTGGTTCTTCCATTCACCGGGGCTCAAGATCGTGGCACCGTCCACGCCGTATGATGCAAAGGGCCTCTTGAAGGCCGCGATTCGCGATCCCAACCCGGTTCTCTATTTCGAACACAAGTTTCTCTATCGCCGCATCAAGGTTGTCTTGCCGCAGGAGGATTTTGTCGTGCCACTCGGCAAGGCCGAGGTGAAACGAATCGGTCGCGACCTGTCGGTCATCACATATGGGGCGATGGTGCACCTGGCGTTGGAAGCCGCGGAGTTATTGAGCAAGGAAGGCATTGACCTCGAGGTCGTGGATCTCCGCACGTTGATCCCGATCGACAAGGAGACCCTCTACGAATCGGTCCGCAAGACCAGCAAAGCCATCCTCCTGCATGAAGACAACAAGACCGGCGGCATCGGGGCCGAAATCGCCGCACTGCTGGCGGAAGAATGCTTCGACTGTCTGGACGGGCCGATCCTGCGCATCGCCCCGCCCGACACGCCGGTGCCGTTCAGTACGCCGTTGGAAGAATTCTTTCTACCTAAAGTGAGCGACATCGTCTCCGGAGCCAGGAGACTCGCGGCCTATTGA
- a CDS encoding dihydrolipoamide acetyltransferase family protein — translation MATDIVMPQLGESIAEGTVVKWLIPPGGMVEKDQPLLEVETEKVALDIPSPATGVLREVLVQEGATVPVGTLLARLEHEPVEAVMNRVGGVGVRTRRAASAGEPHYSPAVKQVARDHAVDLSDVTGTGEGGRITKKDVMDAAAKRRTSGQSHSVSPTPLAAEEQLVPLTQMRATIAERMVLSRRMSAHVATFFEADCSGIEQFRTGRSFTYLPFVISAVTQALKDVPIVNACWRDQGIVIRKALHIGIAVAIEDGLLVPVIRHADRKGLTQIATEVADLAQRARSKRLAPEEVLDGTFTITNHGGFGSLFSTPIINQPQAAILGVGAVQKRAVVIHDAIAIRPMCYLSLSFDHRIIDGATADRFMSIVKHHLETSNWDTRL, via the coding sequence GTGGCAACTGATATTGTCATGCCTCAGCTAGGGGAAAGCATCGCAGAAGGGACCGTCGTCAAATGGCTGATCCCGCCAGGCGGCATGGTGGAGAAAGATCAGCCCCTGCTGGAAGTCGAAACCGAAAAAGTGGCGCTCGATATTCCATCACCCGCCACCGGTGTTCTCCGCGAGGTTCTCGTACAAGAAGGCGCGACCGTCCCGGTCGGAACCCTGCTAGCCAGGCTGGAGCATGAGCCGGTGGAAGCCGTGATGAATCGAGTGGGGGGCGTGGGGGTGCGGACGCGCCGCGCTGCGTCAGCCGGAGAGCCGCACTATTCGCCGGCGGTGAAGCAAGTCGCCCGTGACCATGCTGTCGACCTGTCGGACGTCACGGGGACCGGCGAGGGAGGGCGGATCACCAAGAAAGATGTCATGGACGCCGCCGCCAAGCGAAGGACCTCCGGGCAGAGCCACTCCGTTTCGCCGACACCACTCGCTGCTGAAGAACAACTGGTACCCCTCACCCAGATGCGTGCCACCATCGCGGAGCGGATGGTCCTCAGCCGCCGCATGTCCGCCCACGTGGCGACGTTCTTCGAGGCCGATTGCTCCGGCATCGAACAATTCCGCACCGGTCGTTCCTTCACCTACCTGCCCTTTGTCATCAGTGCCGTGACCCAGGCCTTGAAAGACGTGCCGATCGTAAACGCCTGCTGGCGCGACCAAGGCATCGTCATCAGGAAGGCCTTGCACATCGGCATTGCGGTAGCCATTGAGGACGGCCTGCTCGTTCCGGTCATTCGTCATGCCGATCGCAAGGGACTGACACAGATCGCAACAGAAGTGGCCGACCTGGCGCAACGCGCCAGAAGCAAACGCCTGGCTCCGGAGGAAGTACTAGACGGGACCTTCACCATTACCAACCACGGCGGATTCGGCAGCCTGTTCAGCACGCCGATCATCAACCAGCCCCAAGCCGCCATTCTCGGCGTGGGCGCCGTGCAGAAGCGCGCCGTCGTCATCCACGATGCCATCGCGATCCGCCCCATGTGCTACTTAAGCCTTTCCTTCGACCACCGCATCATCGATGGCGCAACGGCCGATCGCTTCATGAGCATCGTGAAACACCATTTGGAAACCAGCAACTGGGACACACGACTATGA
- a CDS encoding thiolase family protein yields MSTGQRAVIMSAARTPMGSFNGAFSSMPSPTLGSLAIAEAISRIHLPGEQVDEVVMGCVLSAGLGQAPARQAAIGAGLPHKVGAVTVNKVCGSSLQSVIMATRAIALGDARAIVAGGMENMTRAPFLLEKARQGYRLGHGELTDSLIKDGLWDVYNQFHMGHAGERCAAAYRFSRQEVDDFALESYRRARAAITSGAFTREIIPVEVPQKKGAAIVVTDDEEPNRVDLSRLRQLKPVFQDDGVLTVGNSPSCNDGAAALVLMAEDEARRLGLRPMAKIAGYAGAALAPEWFTIAPIEAIRCLLSQTGLALGDIDLFEINEAFSAVSLAINRELGLDTKKVNVNGGAVALGHPIGATGARILTTLLYAMEARDARRGLAALCIGGGEALALIIER; encoded by the coding sequence ATGAGCACCGGACAACGGGCCGTGATCATGAGCGCGGCTCGAACCCCCATGGGCAGCTTCAACGGGGCCTTCAGTTCGATGCCCTCCCCCACCTTGGGAAGTCTCGCCATTGCCGAGGCGATCAGCCGCATCCATCTGCCCGGGGAGCAGGTCGATGAAGTGGTGATGGGCTGCGTGCTCAGCGCGGGGCTGGGCCAGGCTCCGGCCAGGCAGGCGGCAATCGGCGCCGGACTTCCCCACAAGGTCGGAGCCGTCACCGTGAACAAGGTCTGCGGCAGCAGTCTCCAGAGCGTCATCATGGCAACCAGAGCCATCGCCTTAGGAGACGCGCGCGCCATCGTGGCAGGCGGAATGGAAAACATGACCCGTGCCCCGTTTCTGTTGGAAAAGGCTCGACAGGGCTATCGGCTGGGCCATGGAGAATTGACCGACAGTCTCATCAAGGACGGGCTGTGGGATGTGTATAACCAGTTTCACATGGGCCACGCCGGGGAACGGTGTGCAGCCGCCTACCGCTTTTCCCGGCAAGAGGTGGACGACTTCGCCCTCGAAAGTTATCGCCGCGCGCGTGCAGCCATCACGTCCGGTGCGTTCACCAGAGAGATCATCCCGGTCGAAGTCCCGCAGAAAAAAGGGGCTGCGATCGTCGTCACGGACGATGAGGAGCCCAACCGGGTTGATCTCTCAAGGCTGCGGCAGCTGAAACCCGTCTTCCAGGACGACGGAGTCCTGACGGTAGGCAACTCCCCGTCCTGCAACGACGGTGCAGCGGCGCTGGTGCTCATGGCAGAGGACGAGGCTCGGCGATTGGGCCTGAGGCCGATGGCCAAGATTGCAGGATATGCGGGGGCCGCGCTCGCCCCCGAATGGTTCACCATCGCACCGATCGAGGCGATTCGCTGCCTCCTATCACAGACCGGATTGGCCCTTGGAGACATCGACCTGTTTGAGATCAACGAGGCTTTTTCCGCCGTCTCGCTCGCCATCAACCGAGAACTGGGGTTGGACACAAAGAAGGTCAACGTGAACGGCGGCGCCGTCGCGTTAGGCCATCCCATTGGCGCGACGGGGGCCAGAATTCTGACCACGCTACTGTACGCAATGGAAGCGCGGGACGCCCGCCGAGGGCTCGCGGCTCTCTGTATCGGAGGCGGCGAGGCCCTCGCGCTCATCATCGAACGATGA
- a CDS encoding 3-hydroxyacyl-CoA dehydrogenase family protein has translation MTIDDVKTIGVVGAGQMGRGITQVLATCGWNVLLVDVAEEVLEEATKKLWQGVTKAVEKGALRGDQAGAAMAIIHPMRHLQRLREAQVVIEAIPEDAVMKRALFAQLGQVCEPSTLLASNTSSISIASLGMASGRPDRVVGLHFMNPVPVMRLVEVVRAIGTSEQTLHLALDLVRRAGKIPVVCKDFPGFIVNRVLIPMINEAIFALEDGVATAEEIDLAMVEGTHHPVGPLALADRIGLDTVLAICEVLHQDLGDPKFRPCPLLRKYVEAGWLGRKSGHGFYLHGEQPAMQMP, from the coding sequence ATGACGATCGACGACGTCAAGACCATCGGTGTGGTGGGAGCGGGACAGATGGGACGCGGCATCACGCAGGTACTGGCCACCTGCGGGTGGAATGTCCTGCTGGTGGACGTGGCGGAAGAGGTGCTGGAAGAGGCCACGAAGAAACTCTGGCAGGGCGTGACGAAAGCAGTCGAAAAGGGAGCCCTGCGCGGCGATCAAGCCGGCGCGGCCATGGCCATCATCCATCCCATGCGTCACCTGCAGCGATTGCGAGAGGCGCAGGTGGTGATCGAAGCCATACCGGAGGATGCGGTCATGAAGCGGGCGCTGTTTGCCCAACTGGGCCAAGTCTGCGAGCCGTCCACGCTGCTGGCCAGCAACACCTCTTCGATTTCCATTGCGAGTCTGGGCATGGCCTCAGGTCGACCGGATCGCGTCGTCGGCCTTCATTTTATGAATCCTGTACCCGTGATGCGCCTGGTTGAAGTCGTGCGCGCCATCGGCACCTCGGAGCAGACCTTGCACCTCGCTCTGGACCTGGTCCGACGGGCAGGGAAAATTCCGGTTGTCTGCAAAGACTTCCCCGGATTCATCGTCAATCGTGTTCTGATTCCCATGATCAACGAAGCCATCTTCGCGCTGGAGGACGGCGTGGCGACAGCGGAGGAAATCGACCTGGCCATGGTGGAAGGGACGCACCATCCCGTAGGTCCCCTTGCATTGGCGGACCGGATCGGTCTGGATACGGTGCTCGCCATCTGCGAGGTCTTGCACCAGGACCTTGGCGATCCGAAGTTTCGCCCCTGTCCCCTGTTGCGGAAATACGTGGAAGCCGGCTGGCTCGGCAGGAAAAGCGGGCATGGATTCTATCTTCATGGAGAGCAGCCCGCGATGCAGATGCCCTGA